A genomic stretch from Saccharomyces paradoxus chromosome XVI, complete sequence includes:
- the RGC1 gene encoding Rgc1p (Pleckstrin-like domain containing protein~similar to YPR115W), producing MSDYFTFPKRENGSASKQPGTPCSTRNSSRNLELPRNYRTTGGSSDELSSMYSGDSQYLMDMIPDSLTLKNEPISGNLSNLTQTNGPDDKENKEVKLDEYILPKTDPRSPYYVNVPIPKKLPKNEGKTKAKQKVKDKADPSDLDVENIYETSAEFVREYPTDILIDRFHKWKKILKSLIAYFREAAYSQEQIARINYQLKNAVKFAFLTDLEDETNKLVDPSVPKLPNKKPQPVPLVAQKSDSKYEADVEQSQSVQAIPAEEVPSASSGFMTFGSGSIQDIQVILKKYHLSLGSQQYKISKEIVAYIIPKLTDLRKDLTAKMKEIKELHGDFKTNIGEHVKITSRLLNKYIASVKFLDEASASGNKQGEKLRPKHDPYLLKLQLDLQLKRQLLEENYLREAFLNLQSAALQLEKIVYSKIQSTLQRYSALIDSEARLMIKNLCHELQQGILSRPPAVEWDNFVSHHPTCLMNLKSTDPPPLPRRLSDIVYPNMKSPLAKCIRVGYLLKKTESSKNFTKGYFVLTTNYLHEFKSSDFFLENKSPRAKNKSPIEQSDASHINKDGANAGSHPSSNGTQDLKVTKRRKGLSSSNLYPVTSLSLNDCSLKDSTDTSFVLQGYASYHLSEDASTTESSVTPNLACTPKSLTSNKNKHQRTPSALSMVSVPKFLKGSSGPKEQKRAKENSNTNKNSICEKYVEWTFKISSASLEPTSEDSKIFKKWVQDVKALTSFNSTQERSNFIEEKVLKSRNHNNGKSSQSSKKSTFMTPVDSFVNLSEKVTPSSSVTTLNTRKRANRPRYIDIPKGVNTNAGAMSSVYRSKVNTPAIDENGNLAIVGESRNNGSQNAVSYASRTPCISPYSPYSGGGVPYHRSTDDLTTPPSRKASAPGEVPQIAVSNHGDEAIIPASAYSDGSHKSSRASSVPSIHNRRDNSSSSPLMNLPGVSPSCLALEGNANGYFGIPLNCNSEARGGSELSAFEMESPLFEENRTQNYNRSRKCSACYIPQQCGPMMEINDAGLSHDNEKGTSQPSLMLKKPLTSKGVELPYCNSKKASSAENVPLMSTVSNDKSLYSRQNRSTNNVPTTSASSSEATETYPIRLHRKNVSFGSLNRVMDNKNVSNNFPDKSRKPSATRIGESDEDRKEESD from the coding sequence ATGTCCGACTATTTCACGTTCCCCAAGCGGGAAAATGGTAGTGCCTCGAAACAGCCAGGGACACCATGCTCTACTAGGAACTCTTCTAGGAATTTGGAACTGCCGAGGAACTATCGAACGACTGGTGGTAGTAGCGATGAACTCTCGTCTATGTATTCTGGCGACTCTCAATACTTAATGGATATGATTCCTGATTCATTGACGCTGAAAAATGAGCCGATATCCGGAAATCTGTCTAATCTTACGCAAACGAATGGGCCggatgataaagaaaataaagaggTAAAACTTGatgaatatatattacCCAAGACAGATCCGAGGTCACCTTACTATGTTAACGTGCCTATTCCCAAAAAATTACCGAAGAATGAAGGGAAAACAAAGGCTAAACAAAAGGTTAAGGACAAGGCGGATCCTTCTGATTTAGATGTGGAGAACATTTATGAAACTTCTGCAGAGTTTGTTAGGGAGTATCCGACAGATATTTTGATTGATAGATTTCAcaagtggaaaaaaatcctgAAAAGTTTGATTGCTTACTTTAGAGAAGCAGCCTACTCTCAAGAACAAATTGCAAGGATTAATtaccaattgaaaaatgctGTAAAATTCGCTTTTCTTACTGATTTAGAGGATGAAACAAACAAGCTGGTGGATCCGAGTGTCCCGAAATTGCCTAACAAGAAACCGCAGCCGGTCCCGTTGGTCGCTCAAAAATCAGACAGCAAATACGAGGCAGACGTGGAGCAATCACAGTCAGTCCAGGCGATACCAGCAGAAGAGGTACCTTCCGCCTCATCTGGTTTCATGACATTTGGATCGGGATCTATTCAAGATATTCAagtaattttgaagaaataccACTTATCTTTGGGTAGTCaacaatataaaatttCCAAAGAGATCGTGGCATATATTATACCCAAGTTGACCGACCTTCGGAAGGATTTGACTGCAAAgatgaaagaaatcaaagaattaCACGGGGATTTCAAGACTAATATAGGCGAGCATGTCAAAATTACAAGCAGGCTtctaaataaatatattgcTTCAGTGAAGTTCTTAGATGAAGCTTCCGCCTCGGGCAATAAACaaggtgaaaaattaagaCCGAAACATGATCCGTATCTTTTGAAGTTACAACTAGATCTGCAGTTGAAAAGACAATTGCTCGAAGAAAACTATCTTCGAGAGGCTTTTCTAAATCTACAATCAGCCGCACTGCAACTGGAGAAAATAGTATATTCCAAAATCCAATCTACATTACAACGCTATTCAGCGTTAATTGATTCAGAAGCACGATTAATGATCAAAAACTTGTGCCATGAATTGCAGCAAGGCATTCTATCTAGACCACCAGCTGTAGAGTGGGATAACTTTGTGTCTCATCATCCTACCTGCTTGATGAATCTAAAATCCACTGACCCGCCGCCGCTACCCAGAAGACTATCTGATATCGTCTATCCTAACATGAAATCGCCGTTGGCCAAATGTATTAGAGTAGGATATCTACTAAAGAAAACGGAATCTTCTAAAAACTTTACTAAAGGTTATTTTGTATTGACTACAAATTATCTTCACGAGTTTAAAAGCAGCGATTTCTTTCTGGAAAACAAGTCTCCCCgtgcaaaaaataaatctCCCATTGAGCAATCAGATGCAAGCCATATCAATAAGGATGGAGCTAACGCTGGCAGTCATCCATCGAGCAATGGAACGCAGGATTTGAAAGTGAcgaagagaagaaaaggattgAGTTCCTCAAATCTATATCCTGTCACTAGTTTGTCTTTGAATGATTGTTCTTTAAAGGATAGTACTGATACATCTTTCGTTTTACAAGGATATGCTAGTTATCATTTATCAGAGGACGCAAGTACAACGGAATCAAGCGTGACCCCGAATTTGGCGTGTACACCAAAATCGCTTActtcaaataaaaacaagCATCAACGTACGCCATCAGCTCTTTCGATGGTGTCCGTTCCGAAATTTTTAAAGGGATCGTCTGGGccaaaagaacaaaaaaggGCTAAAGAAAACTCTAATACCAATAAAAACTCAATTTGCGAAAAATACGTTGAATGGACGTTTAAGATATCCTCCGCTAGTCTTGAACCAACTTCAGAggattcaaaaattttcaaaaaatgggtTCAGGACGTGAAAGCTCTCACAAGTTTTAACTCTACGCAGGAGAGGTCGAACTTTATAGAGGAaaaggttttgaaaagcAGAAATCACAATAATGGGAAGAGCTCTCAAAGCtctaaaaaaagtacaTTTATGACACCGGTAGACAGTTTTGTTAACCTTTCTGAAAAAGTAACGCCATCCTCCTCCGTTACTACGTTAAACACTAGGAAGAGGGCAAACCGTCCTCGATATATAGACATCCCGAAGGGCGTAAATACGAATGCAGGAGCTATGAGTTCTGTATACAGGTCGAAAGTCAACACACCAGccattgatgaaaatggtaatTTGGCCATAGTAGGAGAATCAAGAAACAATGGTTCACAAAATGCTGTCAGCTACGCCTCTAGAACTCCATGTATATCGCCCTATTCACCTTATTCTGGGGGAGGTGTCCCCTATCACCGTTCAACCGATGATTTAACGACACCCCCTTCTCGAAAAGCATCAGCTCCTGGAGAGGTACCTCAGATAGCTGTTAGTAATCACGGGGATGAAGCTATTATTCCGGCAAGCGCGTATTCTGATGGCAGCCATAAATCATCTCGCGCCTCTAGTGTTCCATCCATTCATAATCGACGTGACAATTCTTCCTCTTCGCCATTGATGAACTTACCAGGTGTTTCACCTAGTTGTCTAGCATTGGAGGGCAATGCAAACGGATATTTTGGAATACCATTAAACTGTAATTCAGAAGCAAGAGGAGGGTCAGAGCTTTCAGCTTTTGAGATGGAATCTCCTTTATTCGAGGAAAATAGGACTCAAAACTACAACCGCTCTCGTAAATGCTCAGCCTGTTATATACCCCAACAATGTGGTCCAATGATGGAAATCAATGATGCAGGGTTGAGTCACGACAATGAGAAGGGTACCTCACAACCAAGTCTAATGTTGAAGAAGCCGCTTACATCTAAAGGTGTTGAACTGCCTTATTGCAATTCGAAGAAAGCATCTAGTGCAGAAAACGTTCCATTAATGTCTACTGTATCCAATGATAAGTCTCTTTACTCGCGCCAGAACAGAAGTACTAATAATGTGCCTACTACATCTGCATCAAGTAGTGAAGCTACGGAGACCTATCCAATAAGACTGCACAGGAAGAATGTGTCATTTGGTTCCTTGAATCGTGTAATGGACAACAAGAATGTTTCGAACAATTTTCCTGACAAAAGTAGAAAACCATCAGCTACTAGAATTGGAGAGTCAGATGAAGATAGAAAAGAGGAATCGGATTAA
- the RRG8 gene encoding Rrg8p (similar to YPR116W), with the protein MGLPKSLYRKLLIDCPTKVINDNCSQRVKDVSPLVTNFEKWSDKRRKLYFKDEEEMVVRYQLKNFNLRNNVYGRLLASPMRAEKISKLKSCRELLIPLKVVPSVDKDQYADKNKLKLVPTLDYSKPYKSSYILNSASIVRDNLAAATSWFPISVLQRSTPKSLVVDTSTFLTEYNTHLLEFIKARLSGMPNVGPSSRNRVLLTCDKGRTPPIEIQEIKDSDGLPIAQSVFNLGYFQAPTLEAIINKDTIAKGIYLDADNDKDLIGHLYSALLFQSGN; encoded by the coding sequence ATGGGTTTACCCAAATCTTTATACAGGAAGTTACTCATAGATTGCCCAACGAAGGTCATTAATGACAATTGTAGCCAGCGAGTCAAGGATGTTTCTCCGCTCGTCAcaaactttgaaaaatggtcTGATAAGCGAAGAAAGCTTTATTttaaagatgaagaggaaatGGTAGTGCGTTAccaattaaaaaatttcaatttaaGAAATAACGTGTATGGTAGGCTTTTAGCTTCTCCAATGAGAGCAGAAAAGATCTCAAAACTAAAATCTTGCAGAGAGCTACTAATTCCATTAAAAGTGGTACCGTCAGTTGATAAAGATCAGTATGCCGATAAAAACAAACTTAAATTGGTACCTACACTAGACTATTCCAAGCCATACAAAAGTTCATACATATTGAACTCAGCATCCATTGTAAGAGACAACTTGGCGGCTGCGACGTCATGGTTTCCAATCTCAGTATTGCAAAGATCAACTCCAAAAAGCCTAGTTGTGGATACCTCTACGTTTTTAACAGAGTACAACACCCACCTGCTCGAATTTATAAAAGCAAGACTTTCAGGAATGCCGAATGTTGGACCTTCTTCGAGAAATCGTGTTTTACTCACTTGTGACAAAGGAAGGACACCGCCAATTGAAATacaagaaattaaagataGTGACGGGCTGCCAATTGCACAGTCCGTCTTTAATCTCGGCTATTTCCAGGCACCAACCCTAGAAGCTATCATAAATAAAGATACAATCGCTAAGGGAATTTACCTGGATGCTGATAATGACAAGGACCTCATCGGGCATCTTTATAGTGCACTATTGTTTCAATCAGGTAACTGa